The Armatimonadota bacterium DNA window TCTTCGGCTCGCTGTGTTCGGCCCTCCCTAAGTCGGTCAAGAACATAACGCCGACATTCACTTATGGCTTCGGCAAGGCCATTTAGATAGGGCGACGCCTCAATCCCAAGGTCTTTATGACTGGGGAGCGGCAATCCTCGAATTATCGAACTTAGGGTTTCAGCCTCAGCAAATTCCTTTTGTGCGTCTTGCACGTAGCCCGAGAAGTAAATATCGAGATGGTTTTTCAACTCCTCAGTTGTCTCGCGTATGCGTTTGCGCGCCTCGTCAAGAAGCGCAGCTGCCTCCTCGAATTCGCCTCTGTGAAGCGACCTAATTGAGCTCGCGCAGAAACGGATTGCCTCCCTTGTCGTTACGAGTGCTTTGTCCCGAGCGGCATTCTTTACGTCCATTTCAGCGCGTATTTCTTCTGCTATTTTTGCCAAGTTTTCCATAGGTCTTCCTTGACTAGTCGTTAACATTTATATCATGAACCTCTATAAGCAAGTTTGTCGTTAGAAGTTCAACTTTTGACAGCTATTAGTCTATCTCCACCCGCTTTCCTTGTCTAGCAGATTCATACGCAGCTAGAATAGTTTTAAGCGCCGCGCGTGCATCTTCCTCTGTCACAATCGGCTCTATGCCATCAAGTATACAATCCACAAAATGTCTAAGACAACGATCGAGCGACCAGTCCCACCAGTTAGCGTTGTGCTCAACCTCAATTATCTCAGGAGCGCCATTCCGAACCAAGAACATTGGCACCGCCGCCTCGTTTATCATCGAGACATCCCCTTCTGTGCAGTAGATGAACTTTTTCTCGCTCCACGGCTCCTGGTCAACGGTATACGAAACTACCAAATTGGCTACAAGATCGCTGTCCCATTCAAGGATTACAGAGGCGTTATCATCAGCCTTATTTTCGGGCTTGGTTAGCAGCTTTTTCAAGCTAGCAGTCACGGCAGTGGGCGGCCCAAACCAATAATGCATTAGGTCAACGATATGGGTTCCGGTATCGAAAAACGCACCACCGCCAGCACGGTCCCATGTAGACTTCCAATCATAAGGGTCATCAAGCCTTGCAAGAACATCGCCAGTGATATATGCATTTACAAGAAACGGCTTACCCAATCGACCATCGTCAAGCATCTCCTTAAGCTTTCGATGGATTGGAAGGAATCGCTGATTAAGAGTGACGAGCAGCCAGAGCCCAAGCTCATGCGCCGTTTCAATCATCTTGTCTGCCTCTTCAAGGTTCATGGCAATCGGCTTTTCGCAAATCACGTGCTTCCCCGCATTTAGGCAATCCATCGTTATAGAATAATGAAGATAGTGGGGGACAGCTATGTCGACAGCGTTTATACTCCCGTCGTCAAGAATTTCATGGTAGTCCTCGATTACCTTTGGAATTCCATACTTTTCAGCAAGCGACTGTGCTGCATCAATATCAGGATCAGCAACCGTCGCAATTTCAACTCTAGGATTTTCTACGAATGACGGAACATGGGCAGCCTGTACGACATCACCAGCGCCAATTATGCCGATTCTTAAGCGATCCATTCAAGCCCTCCATTCATACTTGCTACTAAGGTTCTCCCCAAATTACGACTTCAGTACACTACCTACTTAATG harbors:
- a CDS encoding haloacid dehalogenase is translated as MENLAKIAEEIRAEMDVKNAARDKALVTTREAIRFCASSIRSLHRGEFEEAAALLDEARKRIRETTEELKNHLDIYFSGYVQDAQKEFAEAETLSSIIRGLPLPSHKDLGIEASPYLNGLAEAISECRRYVLDRLREGRTQRAEEIMKIMDDAYYVLVGFDYPDAITGGLRRTMDGVRAVLERTRGDLTITIRQRDLEEAMNRAVERFDKSSKA
- a CDS encoding Gfo/Idh/MocA family oxidoreductase — protein: MDRLRIGIIGAGDVVQAAHVPSFVENPRVEIATVADPDIDAAQSLAEKYGIPKVIEDYHEILDDGSINAVDIAVPHYLHYSITMDCLNAGKHVICEKPIAMNLEEADKMIETAHELGLWLLVTLNQRFLPIHRKLKEMLDDGRLGKPFLVNAYITGDVLARLDDPYDWKSTWDRAGGGAFFDTGTHIVDLMHYWFGPPTAVTASLKKLLTKPENKADDNASVILEWDSDLVANLVVSYTVDQEPWSEKKFIYCTEGDVSMINEAAVPMFLVRNGAPEIIEVEHNANWWDWSLDRCLRHFVDCILDGIEPIVTEEDARAALKTILAAYESARQGKRVEID